The DNA segment CTGAAGTACCTCCCAAGATCAAAATCAGGTTTCAGATAATACCAATTTCAACAATATAATTCTCGTTAATCATCAATAAGTCAAAGATTGAAACCCcggaaaaatgaaaacaaacacAATGTCTGAAAAACTGATTCACAAATTCAAAATATCGCAGACAGTTGCATCGTCCATATGTACATTGCAaggaacaaatttttttttaccattcaTCGTTTGCATATCATGaaacccaaaaaaatttgattacCTCCATAAAATGCATATAGAAATTGATACGACTgcaagaaatgagaaaacataGAAAAGATAAATCCCCAgatcatcaaaatatttactcaCCAGTGACAAGGAGCAAGCCAGAAGAAAGTTGCTTCAAGAAGACAACCCTTTTTCCCTTAAACCTTCCGGCCAATACAATCAACACTGTCCCAGGAGTAATACTAGCTCTAAATCCAAAAAACACCCCAAAAAAAAGCATCAGAAAACAACATATTCTTAGTTAAAAAGCAAGACTGagagataaaatatttaatataaccTGAGCTTAGTGGGTTTGGCCTTGCGCTTGTTTGAGAGCGGCTTCTTGACGTCATCAGCCGGGTAAAACTTCTGTGGCTTCTCCGCCACGGAAGCAACCGCCGCCGCCGCCTTCTCGTGGTGGGGGAATTTGCCTCCGTTTTTCTGTTTGATTGCCCAGAGTCCACGTTTGTGGTACGTTGCTGATCTAGAGTGTTTTCGTATCCCGCGAATGAGTTCCGGGTTACGGGAAGCTCTTGCGATCTTCTGCTTGGGCGCCATTTCAAGCTCTAGAGGTGCGTTGCGGGTTCCAAATGGGGAGAGAACAGCAGCAAAAATAACCCTAGTAGAAATATATGCGACCAGTCTTGTAAAACCTAATTGGGCCCTACTGAAAGGCCTATGGCAAGTTCGTAAATTACACGGGCTTACCCAAAAAAGCCCAAATAAACCCAAGTCCAACATTTGTGGCACTAACCTCGATTAAAATAGCAAAAAAGAACTATTTGCTGGAGAGTATAGAATTGTGTCGTGCCTTAAGTGGAGAATAGCATGCTGGTGGCCCTCATATCCCCAAAATGAGCAATAAAGGGGGAGTTGTTAGCTTTCGGTTTAAACCACTCTTTTTTCTTCgaataataattatgaaattcaCGATCTCGTTTGCTACAGAAAACGACCAATTTGACAATATATTCCAATTCCAAACTTATTCCCGACCTCATCTTAGTATTTGCAAAACTTTATAGTTTTGTAGGAGTTTGACGCTCAAAAATTTGATTTGGGAATAATAtcttaagttttatcaaaagTATTAAATg comes from the Primulina huaijiensis isolate GDHJ02 chromosome 8, ASM1229523v2, whole genome shotgun sequence genome and includes:
- the LOC140981987 gene encoding large ribosomal subunit protein eL6-like → MAPKQKIARASRNPELIRGIRKHSRSATYHKRGLWAIKQKNGGKFPHHEKAAAAVASVAEKPQKFYPADDVKKPLSNKRKAKPTKLRASITPGTVLIVLAGRFKGKRVVFLKQLSSGLLLVTGPFKINGVPLRRVNQSYVIGTSTKVDVSGVNLEKFDDKYFAKQVEKKKTKGENEFFEAEKQDKTALPTEKKDDQKATDAPLLKAIESVPELKAYLAARFSLKAGMKPHELVF